From Campylobacter concisus:
ACCACGCTTGTAAATTTCACCATCATCTTCGACATGCAGGCTCTCTTCGATATTTCTGCTAGCAGAGTGCGGCGTTATGCCGTGAGCTTTGTTGTATTCATCTTGAAATTTACGCCTAGCTGTCGTCGTATCGATCGCCTCTTTCATCGAGTGCGTGATCTTTTTGGCAAACATTAGCACCTTGCCATTTACATTTCTAGCCGCGCGCCCCATCGTCTGTATAAGGCTTGTGGTCGAGCGCAAAAAGCCCTCTTTATCGGCATCCATGATCGCTATCAGGCTCACTTCAGGCAGGTCTAGCCCCTCACGGAGTAAATTTATACCTATTAGCATGTCAAATTCTCCGCTTCTAAGCCCTCTAATGATCTCATTTCTCTCGATCGCGTCGATATCTGAGTGCATATACTTAACTTTTACACCAAGCTCGATGTAGTAGCGACTTAGCTCCTCGGCCATCTTTTTAGTTAGCACCGTAACTAGCACGCGCTCACCTCTTGCGATGACTGCCTTTGCCTCGTCAAACAGCACCTCAACTTGATTGTCACTATCTTTTATCTCAATAAGCGGGTCAAGCAGCCCAGTAGGTCGCAAAATTTGCTCATAAACATGCCCCTGGCTGATGCCAAGCTCATATTCGTTTGGTGTGGCTGAGACAAAGAGAAATTTTGCCTTTTTGCTTATAAACTCGTCAAATTTAAGCGGCCTGTTATCAAGAGCTGATGGCAAGCGAAATCCATACTCCACAAGCACCTCTTTACGGCTCCTATCACCCGCGTACATGCCTCTAAACTGCGGCAAACTCACGTGGCTCTCATCAACGATGACCAGATAGTCTTTGCCGCTTATCTCAAAGTAGTCAAACATCGAGTATGGCGTCTCTCCGGGTTTTTGTCCGGTTAGGTGGCGCGCGTAGTTTTCGATACCTTTGCACATACCAGTGCTTGCCATCATCTCGAGGTCAAACTCCACCCTTTGCTTTAGCCTCTGCGCCTCGACTAGCTTGCCCTGCTCGTTAAACTCTTTTAAACGAAAATCTAGCTCCTCTTCGATCTCTTTCATAGCGATCTTTAGCCTATCAGCGCCCACGATGAACTGGCTGGTCGCATAAAGCGTAAATTTAGAGATATCCTTTAGCCTTTTGTTATCAAGTACGTCAAAATGATACATCGCATCGATCTCATCGCCAAAAAACTCAACCCTTAGCGCTTCGTCGTTGTAATAAGCCGGATAAATGTCCACCACATCGCCATTTACACGAAAGTCACCCCTATCAAAGTAGTTGTCATTGCGCTTGTAGCCCATATCTACTAGCTGCTCCAAAAGCTTTCTTTGGCTTATCTTCTCGCCCACACTAAGATATGCCACCATCCCTTTATACTCACTTGGATTACCAAGTCCGTAGTTTGCAGAGACTGAGGCGACGCAGACGACGTCGTCAAAGCTTAGCAAGCTAGCCGTCGCAGAAAGACGCAGGCGCTCAAGCTCCTCGTTTACTGAGCTATCCTTTTCTATATATAGGTCGCTTCTTGGGATGTAGGCCTCTGGCTGGTAGTAGTCATAGTAGCTTATGAAGTACTCGACGTGGTTTTTTGGGAAAAAGCCCTTAAATTCGCTGTAAAGCTGTGCAGCTAAGGATTTGTTATGCGTCATTATCAAAGTTGGCATATTTAGCTCACGTATGACGTTTGCCATGGTAAAGGTCTTGCCAGACCCTGTCACACCTAGAAGAGTTTGGTATTTATTGCCTGATTTTATGCTTTTTACTATCTCTTTTATCGCCCTTGCTTGATCGCTGCTTGGGCTAAATTTAGATGAAATTTCAAATTTACTCATTGATCGCCTTTAAATTTGGGTGAATTTTATAGCAAAGATAGTGCTTTGTCAAATGAGAATTTTAATAAGAATTTAGCCTCTGCGTGTTAGAATACGAGCCTAATTATTATTTTAAAGGAACTTTTATGTTTGAAGATAATGCGATCTTAACCACACTAAGTGATAAAGTAAATGACCTGATCACAAAATATGACGAACTTTGCAAAACGAACGAAGAGTTGCGTAACGAGATCGTAACTTTAAAAGCACAAAATGAGGCAAAAAGCAATCAAATCATGCGTTTAGAAGAGGATCTTGACAAGAAAAATACCGAAGCTGACGATGTAATGAGAAAAATCGAAGCTGTCCTTGGCAGATAAGCTTGGCTAAAATATGAAAAAAATTACGCTCACGATATCATCTCGCGACTACACGATCACGCTTGATGATGATTTTGCTAAATTCTTTGAAGATGACTGGCAAAATTTAATGGGCGGACGCCAATTTATCGAGCCAAAAGAGCTTTTAAACGCCTTTATAGAAAAATGTTATGAAAATTATGCTGTAATAAAGGCAGTAAAAAATTTAACTGGCAACGTTGATGAGATATTAAAGCGAGAAGAGAGATGAAAAGACGAGCTTACACCTTGCTTGAGCTGATATTTATAGTAGTTATACTAGGTATTTTAAGTACAGTCGCTATACCTAGGCTATTTTTTTCTAGAAGTGATGCTACTATCTCAAATGCCAAAACTCAACTTGCCGCTATTAGAAGCGGAATTTCACTAAAATACAATGACAATATCTTGCAAGCAAAGCCAGAATTTCCACAAAAACTAGACGATGGCGATCCAAGCAAACTCTTTAAAAATGTTATAAATATACCGATAAAAGATAG
This genomic window contains:
- a CDS encoding type II secretion system protein yields the protein MKRRAYTLLELIFIVVILGILSTVAIPRLFFSRSDATISNAKTQLAAIRSGISLKYNDNILQAKPEFPQKLDDGDPSKLFKNVINIPIKDSGSKNGWHKISDDKYTFRLDGKVANFKYDKNTGDFGCSDENEICKSLQ
- the uvrB gene encoding excinuclease ABC subunit UvrB — encoded protein: MSKFEISSKFSPSSDQARAIKEIVKSIKSGNKYQTLLGVTGSGKTFTMANVIRELNMPTLIMTHNKSLAAQLYSEFKGFFPKNHVEYFISYYDYYQPEAYIPRSDLYIEKDSSVNEELERLRLSATASLLSFDDVVCVASVSANYGLGNPSEYKGMVAYLSVGEKISQRKLLEQLVDMGYKRNDNYFDRGDFRVNGDVVDIYPAYYNDEALRVEFFGDEIDAMYHFDVLDNKRLKDISKFTLYATSQFIVGADRLKIAMKEIEEELDFRLKEFNEQGKLVEAQRLKQRVEFDLEMMASTGMCKGIENYARHLTGQKPGETPYSMFDYFEISGKDYLVIVDESHVSLPQFRGMYAGDRSRKEVLVEYGFRLPSALDNRPLKFDEFISKKAKFLFVSATPNEYELGISQGHVYEQILRPTGLLDPLIEIKDSDNQVEVLFDEAKAVIARGERVLVTVLTKKMAEELSRYYIELGVKVKYMHSDIDAIERNEIIRGLRSGEFDMLIGINLLREGLDLPEVSLIAIMDADKEGFLRSTTSLIQTMGRAARNVNGKVLMFAKKITHSMKEAIDTTTARRKFQDEYNKAHGITPHSASRNIEESLHVEDDGEIYKRGKNLEKMPASERAAIVKELRKQMLEAAAQLEFEKAAALRDEIAKIRKL
- a CDS encoding cell division protein ZapB, whose protein sequence is MFEDNAILTTLSDKVNDLITKYDELCKTNEELRNEIVTLKAQNEAKSNQIMRLEEDLDKKNTEADDVMRKIEAVLGR